The Hyphomicrobium sp. MC1 genome window below encodes:
- a CDS encoding AlpA family transcriptional regulator translates to MNKPLPEHVTRAEVAEVLRLSLRQVDRLAKDGTLKKVKLSASRSGFEREDLDRYLQTLAGGDGYVSRIALLTIEIPAGAHHDINELAERLDASLCQRLPGCLVKVDGRKINIAWNAALGYRPEQIL, encoded by the coding sequence ATGAACAAGCCTCTTCCAGAGCACGTGACACGAGCCGAGGTCGCTGAGGTCTTGAGGCTGAGCCTTCGTCAGGTCGATCGGCTCGCGAAAGATGGCACGCTAAAAAAGGTGAAGTTGAGTGCGAGCCGCAGCGGGTTCGAGCGCGAGGATTTGGATCGCTACCTTCAAACCCTCGCCGGCGGAGACGGCTACGTAAGTCGGATCGCACTTCTCACCATCGAGATCCCGGCCGGCGCTCATCACGACATCAACGAGCTAGCCGAACGACTGGACGCGAGCTTGTGCCAACGCTTGCCGGGCTGCCTCGTTAAAGTCGATGGTAGAAAAATCAACATCGCGTGGAACGCCGCGCTTGGGTACAGGCCTGAGCAGATTTTGTGA